A genomic window from Pyxidicoccus trucidator includes:
- a CDS encoding phytoene/squalene synthase family protein yields MSSHDAQELVERGYRLAKEVTRHHAKSFFFASYLLFGQRRKAAFALYAFCRRLDDLVDGDGPDVVPVDLPVRLAKARQRVAELYLPMPELASKELGSPAERLMTAEAQSPWDAGEFAALEHTVRHYRIPEQPFQDLISGMEMDLTKNRYSTWEELDLYCYRVAGVVGLMLTPVLGCSDVEAAQPAADLGRAMQLTNILRDVREDLERGRVYLPAEELAAFGLTEEDLRLGKVDERWRAFMRFQVERSRVYYARAAAGVHYLSGFGSQRMVRLMGAIYGDILRDIEARDYDVFSARAHVTTRRKLALATAAFVRPGTALPAPRGEAPVPLLPTGTGG; encoded by the coding sequence ATGAGCTCGCACGACGCGCAGGAATTGGTGGAGCGCGGCTATCGCCTGGCGAAGGAGGTGACGCGGCACCACGCCAAGAGCTTCTTCTTCGCCTCGTACCTCCTCTTCGGCCAGCGGCGGAAGGCAGCCTTTGCCCTCTACGCCTTCTGCCGGCGGCTGGACGACCTGGTGGATGGAGACGGGCCCGACGTGGTGCCCGTCGACCTGCCGGTGCGGCTGGCGAAGGCGCGGCAGAGGGTGGCGGAGCTGTACCTGCCGATGCCGGAGCTGGCGTCGAAGGAGCTGGGCTCGCCCGCCGAGCGGCTGATGACGGCGGAGGCGCAGTCGCCGTGGGATGCGGGCGAGTTCGCCGCGCTCGAGCACACCGTGCGCCACTACCGGATTCCGGAGCAGCCCTTCCAGGACCTCATCTCCGGCATGGAGATGGACCTGACGAAGAACCGCTATTCCACCTGGGAGGAGCTGGACCTCTACTGCTACCGGGTGGCGGGCGTGGTGGGGCTGATGCTGACGCCGGTGCTGGGCTGCTCGGATGTCGAGGCCGCGCAGCCGGCGGCGGACCTGGGCCGGGCCATGCAGCTCACCAACATCCTGCGCGACGTGCGCGAGGACCTGGAGCGGGGCCGCGTGTACCTGCCCGCCGAGGAGCTGGCCGCCTTCGGGCTGACGGAGGAAGACCTGCGGCTCGGGAAGGTGGACGAGCGGTGGCGGGCCTTCATGCGCTTCCAGGTGGAGCGCTCGCGCGTGTACTACGCGAGGGCCGCCGCGGGGGTGCACTACCTCTCCGGCTTCGGGAGCCAGCGGATGGTGCGGCTGATGGGCGCCATCTACGGCGACATCCTCCGAGACATCGAGGCGCGCGACTACGACGTGTTCAGCGCGCGGGCCCACGTGACGACGCGCCGCAAGCTGGCGCTGGCCACGGCCGCCTTCGTGCGTCCCGGCACGGCGCTGCCGGCGCCTCGGGGCGAGGCGCCCGTGCCACTGCTGCCCACCGGGACGGGAGGCTGA